From the Manis javanica isolate MJ-LG chromosome 13, MJ_LKY, whole genome shotgun sequence genome, one window contains:
- the RIPPLY2 gene encoding protein ripply2: protein MCRRAINARLTNPCPGHLGVTRVHARGSARRVFALSLSVYAAAGGREAQRGQTSKYAAARGAYISLGGASGGWKRPGPPASRRPSAEPRRDMQTPERAEPRAARGALGLRPQSAAPDRQPRRRGADSGLPGFWRPWADARGGEEAAAAPSPDAEAMLDGPGTIVASGKLSQYRHPVRLFWPKSKCYDYLYQEAEALLKNFPIQATISFYEDSDSEDEIEELTCEN from the exons ATGTGTCGAAGAGCGATTAACGCTCGCTTGACAAACCCCTGCCCGGGCCATTTGGGAGTTACACGCGTTCACGCCCGGGGTTCAGCCCGTCGGGTCTTCGCGCTCAGCCTTTCGGTCTACGCGGccgcaggagggagggaggcgcaGAGGGGGCAAACCTCTAAATACGCGGCAGCCCGAGGGGCCTATATAAGCTTGGGTGGCGCGTCCGGAGGCTGGAAGAGGCCAGGCCCACCCGCCAGCCGGCGGCCTTCCGCCGAGCCCCGCCGCGACATGCAAACCCCGGAGCGCGCAGAACCCCGGGCCGCGAGGGGCGCGCTCGGCCTCCGCCCGCAGTCCGCGGCCCCTGACCGCCAGCCGCGGCGCCGAGGCGCGGACTCCGG ACTGCCAGGCTTCTGGAGGCCGTGGGCAGACGCCCGAGGcggggaggaggcggcggcggcgccgaGCCCCGACGCGGAGGCG ATGCTGGATGGCCCCGGAACGATCGTAGCCTCAGGAAAGCTTTCCCAGTACAGACACCCAGTCAG ACTATTTTGGCCAAAATCAAAGTGTTATGATTACTTATATCAAGAAGCAGAAGCTCTGCTGAAAAATTTTCCAATTCAAGCCacaatttcattttatgaagATTCTGATAGTGAAGATGAGATTGAGGAGCTGACGTGTGAAAATTAA